From Zerene cesonia ecotype Mississippi chromosome 16, Zerene_cesonia_1.1, whole genome shotgun sequence, one genomic window encodes:
- the LOC119832954 gene encoding proteasome subunit alpha type-3, with the protein MSSIGTGYDLSASQFSPDGRVFQVEYAAKAVENSGTVIGLRGKDGVVFAVEKLVTSKLYEPGANKRIFHIDEHVGMAVSGLISDARQIVETARSEASNYRSQYGIPVPLKYLNERVSMYMHAYTLYSAVRPYGCSVIMGTWSEHDGPQMYMLEPSGVSFSYYGCAVGKAKQAAKTEIEKLKLADLPVKDLVKEAARIIYLVHDELKDKQFELELSWVSKDTKGRHQMVPKEVASEAENQAKQALADIEDSDDGEM; encoded by the exons atgAGTTCTATAGGAACAGGA TACGATCTGTCTGCTTCACAATTTTCACCGGATGGCCGAGTTTTTCAAGTGGAATATGCTGCAAAAGCAGTCGAAAATTCGGGAACAGTTATTGGTTTGCGTGGTAAAGATGGTGTAGTATTTGCTGTTGAAAAATTGGTAACATCAAAATTGTATGAACCTGGCGCGAATAAGAGAATTTTCCATATTGATGAACATGTCGGCATG GCAGTATCCGGCCTCATCTCGGATGCCAGACAGATAGTAGAGACAGCACGTTCCGAGGCATCAAATTACAGATCTCAATATGGCATCCCAGTCCCATTGAAATACTTAAATGAGCGTGTGTCCATGTACATGCATGCTTACACACTGTACAGTGCTGTGAGGCCCTATGGGTGCTCTGTTATTATGGGGACTTGGTCAGAACACGATGGACCACAGATGTACATGCTAGAACCTAGTGGGGTCTcattt TCATATTATGGATGTGCAGTAGGAAAGGCGAAACAAGCGGCAAAAACTGAAATAGAAAAGCTCAAACTTGCTGATCTTCCAGTTAAGGATCTGGTGAAGGAAGCTGCGAGAAT CATTTACCTCGTGCACGATGAACTAAAAGACAAACAATTCGAGTTGGAGCTATCGTGGGTGTCGAAGGACACGAAGGGCCGTCACCAGATGGTGCCAAAGGAAGTTGCCTCGGAAGCTGAAAATCAAGCGAAACAAGCTCTGGCAGATATCGAGGATTCTGATGATGGTGAAATGTGA